A DNA window from Pseudomonas tohonis contains the following coding sequences:
- a CDS encoding penicillin acylase family protein has protein sequence MKRTLTALAVIVAAVAAGGAWYAQGKKPLRDGELALEHLQAPVSVRYDERGVPHIQAANEADMYRALGFVHAQDRLFQMEMLRRLARGELAEVLGARLVDTDRMFRTLELRQHAAVYAKKMDMDSPAAQALTAYLDGINQYQASRPAPVEFDLLGIPRRPFTVEDTLSVAGYMAYSFAAAFRTEPVLTYVRDELGADYLKAFDLDWHPEGVVGQKLAASDWQALNGLARLSHQALVEAGLPQFEGSNAWAVSGSRTASGKPLLAGDPHIRFAVPAVWYEAQASYPGFELYGHYQALNPTASLGHNGQFAWSLTMFQNDDLDLIAEKVNPDNPGQIWYQGQWVDLQSREETIQVKDAEPVKLTLRRSPHGPIVNDALGATPGKTPIAMWWAFLETENPILDAFYQLNRADTLDKARSAAEKIHAPGLNVVWANAAGDIGWWASARLPQRPDGVNPYFILDGASGEADKPGYLPFSANPHEENPERGYIVSANYQPQSPTGVAIPGYYNLPDRGQRLDQLLAQKDVKWDQDNSRALQLETATGYGPRLLAPLLGDLRAAAADDAERALVEQLAAWQGDHPLDSTAATVFEQLVYELARGAFHDELGDAFFDNLLSTRVLDVALPRLAADADSPWWDVRGTDARETRADTVKAAWQASLAHLKQTLGADSSKWAWGRAHTLTHGHPLGMQKPLDKLFNVGPFAAPGGHEVPNNLSNRVGPAPWEVVYGPSTRRLVDMADPAHAIGINPVGQSGVVFDRHYDDQAERYAKGEYVPMHMSEEDVKANTQGTLKLVPAR, from the coding sequence ATGAAACGCACCCTCACAGCCCTCGCCGTGATCGTGGCCGCAGTGGCCGCCGGTGGCGCCTGGTACGCCCAGGGCAAGAAGCCGCTGCGCGACGGCGAGCTGGCCCTGGAACACCTGCAGGCGCCGGTCAGCGTCCGCTACGACGAACGCGGCGTGCCCCATATCCAGGCCGCCAACGAGGCCGACATGTACCGCGCCCTGGGCTTCGTCCATGCCCAGGACCGCCTGTTCCAGATGGAGATGCTGCGCCGCCTCGCCCGTGGCGAACTGGCCGAGGTGCTGGGTGCCCGCCTGGTCGATACCGACCGCATGTTCCGCACCCTGGAGCTGCGCCAGCACGCCGCCGTCTACGCGAAGAAAATGGACATGGACAGCCCCGCCGCCCAGGCGCTGACCGCCTACCTCGACGGCATCAACCAGTACCAGGCCAGCCGCCCGGCACCGGTGGAATTCGACCTGCTGGGCATCCCCAGGCGCCCCTTCACGGTGGAAGACACCCTCTCCGTCGCCGGCTACATGGCCTACAGCTTCGCCGCCGCCTTCCGCACCGAGCCGGTGCTGACCTACGTGCGTGACGAACTGGGCGCCGACTACCTCAAGGCCTTCGACCTCGACTGGCACCCCGAGGGCGTGGTCGGGCAGAAGCTCGCCGCCAGCGACTGGCAGGCCCTCAACGGCCTCGCCCGCCTCAGCCACCAGGCCCTGGTGGAAGCCGGCCTGCCGCAGTTCGAGGGCAGCAACGCCTGGGCCGTCTCCGGCAGCCGCACCGCCAGCGGCAAGCCCCTGCTGGCCGGCGACCCGCACATCCGCTTCGCCGTCCCGGCGGTGTGGTACGAAGCCCAGGCCTCCTACCCCGGCTTCGAGCTCTATGGCCACTACCAGGCGCTCAACCCCACCGCATCGCTGGGGCACAACGGGCAGTTCGCCTGGAGCCTGACCATGTTCCAGAACGACGACCTCGACCTGATCGCCGAGAAGGTCAACCCGGACAACCCCGGCCAGATCTGGTACCAGGGCCAGTGGGTGGACCTCCAGAGCCGCGAGGAGACCATCCAGGTCAAGGACGCCGAGCCGGTGAAGCTGACCTTGCGCCGCTCGCCCCACGGCCCCATCGTCAACGACGCCCTCGGAGCGACCCCCGGCAAGACCCCGATCGCCATGTGGTGGGCCTTCCTCGAAACCGAGAACCCCATCCTCGACGCCTTCTACCAGCTCAATCGCGCCGACACCCTGGACAAGGCCCGCAGCGCCGCCGAGAAGATCCACGCCCCCGGCCTCAACGTCGTCTGGGCCAACGCCGCCGGCGACATCGGCTGGTGGGCCTCGGCCAGGCTGCCGCAGCGCCCGGACGGGGTGAACCCCTATTTCATCCTCGACGGTGCCAGCGGCGAGGCGGACAAGCCCGGCTACCTGCCCTTCAGCGCCAACCCCCACGAGGAGAACCCCGAGCGCGGCTACATCGTCTCGGCCAACTACCAGCCGCAGTCGCCCACCGGCGTCGCCATCCCCGGCTACTACAACCTGCCGGACCGCGGCCAGCGCCTGGACCAGCTGCTCGCGCAGAAGGACGTGAAGTGGGACCAGGACAACAGCCGCGCCCTGCAGCTGGAGACCGCCACCGGCTACGGCCCGCGCCTGCTCGCCCCGCTGCTGGGCGACCTGCGCGCCGCCGCGGCCGACGACGCCGAGCGCGCCCTGGTCGAGCAACTGGCCGCCTGGCAGGGCGACCACCCGCTGGACTCCACCGCCGCGACGGTCTTCGAACAACTGGTCTACGAGCTGGCCCGTGGCGCCTTCCACGACGAGCTGGGCGACGCCTTCTTCGACAACCTGCTGTCCACCCGCGTGCTCGACGTGGCCCTGCCGCGCCTGGCCGCCGACGCCGACTCGCCCTGGTGGGACGTGCGCGGCACCGACGCCCGCGAGACCCGCGCCGATACGGTGAAGGCCGCCTGGCAGGCCAGCCTCGCCCACCTGAAGCAGACCCTCGGCGCGGACAGCTCGAAATGGGCCTGGGGCCGCGCCCACACCCTCACCCACGGCCACCCGCTGGGCATGCAGAAGCCGCTGGACAAGCTGTTCAACGTCGGCCCCTTCGCCGCCCCCGGCGGCCACGAGGTGCCCAACAACCTGTCCAACCGCGTCGGCCCGGCACCCTGGGAAGTGGTCTACGGCCCCTCCACCCGCCGCCTGGTCGACATGGCCGACCCGGCCCACGCCATCGGCATCAACCCGGTGGGCCAGAGCGGCGTGGTCTTCGACCGCCACTACGACGACCAGGCCGAGCGCTACGCCAAGGGCGAGTACGTGCCGATGCACATGAGCGAAGAGGACGTGAAGGCCAATACCCAGGGAACGCTGAAGCTGGTGCCTGCCAGGTAG
- a CDS encoding AraC family transcriptional regulator — MIPPLLPRTALTHSSTLRRLLYEALAELGLDPTDTYRRVYGQPPSVPWLDGREDHDSAPRFWQALAAITGDEDIGLHLAEVMRPRPMDVMGYLLQSARDLRQGLDAFVRYQHVVSGGFAARLEEDGEQARLVIDLHYRGIGHLRQQVECVALLMQRTLASIIGGPLPVLGVTFRHPRPRRLGEHRRLFAMEPSFGQPHDALVLPRELLGRPLGSASPRVFEVLLQEAALQLEQLVENQLLERVRYWLALHMERGECTLAACAAALGLGRSALQRSLAEQGSSFRALHDEARRMRARELLAEGQGIREVARACGFAELSPFYRAFRRWEGGTPRGLGRDA; from the coding sequence ATGATCCCGCCCCTGCTGCCACGCACCGCGCTCACCCATTCCTCGACCCTGCGCCGCCTGCTCTACGAGGCGCTGGCCGAACTCGGCCTGGACCCGACCGACACCTACCGCCGGGTGTACGGCCAGCCGCCGTCGGTGCCCTGGCTGGACGGCCGCGAGGACCACGACAGCGCGCCGCGTTTCTGGCAGGCGCTGGCAGCCATCACCGGCGACGAGGACATCGGCCTGCACCTGGCCGAGGTGATGCGCCCGCGCCCCATGGACGTGATGGGCTACCTGCTGCAGTCGGCGCGTGACCTGCGCCAGGGCCTCGACGCCTTCGTGCGCTACCAGCATGTGGTTTCCGGGGGCTTCGCCGCGCGCCTGGAGGAGGACGGCGAGCAGGCGCGCCTGGTGATCGACCTGCACTACCGGGGCATCGGCCACCTGCGCCAGCAGGTCGAGTGCGTGGCGTTGCTGATGCAGCGGACCCTCGCCAGCATCATCGGCGGCCCGTTGCCGGTGCTCGGCGTGACCTTCCGCCACCCGCGCCCGCGGCGTCTGGGGGAGCATCGGCGGCTGTTCGCCATGGAGCCGTCGTTCGGCCAGCCCCACGACGCCCTGGTGCTGCCCCGCGAGCTGCTCGGCCGGCCCCTGGGCAGCGCCAGCCCGCGGGTGTTCGAGGTGCTGCTGCAGGAGGCCGCGCTGCAGCTGGAGCAACTGGTGGAGAACCAGTTGCTGGAGCGGGTGCGCTACTGGCTGGCGCTGCACATGGAGCGTGGCGAATGCACCCTGGCCGCCTGCGCCGCCGCGCTGGGGCTCGGCCGCAGCGCCCTGCAGCGCAGCCTGGCGGAGCAGGGCAGCAGTTTCCGGGCGCTGCACGACGAGGCACGGCGCATGCGCGCGCGGGAGCTGCTGGCCGAGGGGCAGGGCATTCGCGAGGTGGCCCGGGCCTGCGGCTTCGCCGAGCTGTCGCCCTTCTACCGCGCCTTCCGCCGTTGGGAAGGGGGCACTCCGCGGGGCCTGGGGCGCGACGCCTGA
- a CDS encoding substrate-binding periplasmic protein — protein sequence MSYRLIAGCLLAASLGLEASEPVKICLGDSNEWPPYTFWERRDGQADRERLSGSATTLVLTALDRLGLAYQVTYWPWARVQQELAGFAERGRCEMTWDASYTRERAAFAHYSEPLYRTRLGLFYSKQRFPRSPGINGAAALSNFRLCGVIGYNYEPYGLVREPTRYASVQQNLDLLQHLRCDFFPSEIEPLYGGIALGAYQAHPDLGFVELPASKAFYLLLSKGSPRGEQLLQALNRELQVLRESGEAEAIFQRFQPVQLKER from the coding sequence ATGTCCTACCGACTCATCGCAGGTTGCCTGCTGGCGGCCAGTCTCGGTCTCGAAGCTTCCGAGCCGGTGAAGATCTGCCTGGGCGACAGCAACGAATGGCCGCCCTACACCTTCTGGGAGCGCCGGGATGGCCAGGCGGACCGCGAGCGCCTCAGCGGTTCGGCGACGACCCTGGTGCTCACTGCCCTGGATCGCCTCGGGCTGGCCTACCAGGTGACCTACTGGCCCTGGGCGCGGGTGCAGCAGGAGCTGGCCGGCTTCGCCGAGCGCGGCCGTTGCGAGATGACCTGGGACGCCAGCTACACCCGCGAGCGCGCCGCCTTCGCCCACTACAGCGAGCCGCTCTACCGCACCCGCCTGGGGCTGTTCTATTCGAAGCAGCGCTTCCCCCGCTCCCCCGGCATCAACGGCGCCGCAGCCCTGAGCAACTTCCGCCTGTGCGGGGTGATCGGCTACAACTACGAGCCCTACGGCCTGGTGCGCGAGCCCACGCGCTACGCCAGCGTGCAGCAGAACCTCGACCTGCTGCAGCACCTGCGCTGCGACTTCTTCCCCAGCGAGATCGAACCCCTCTACGGCGGCATCGCCCTGGGGGCGTACCAGGCGCACCCCGACCTCGGTTTCGTCGAGCTGCCGGCCAGCAAGGCTTTCTACCTGCTGCTGAGCAAGGGCTCGCCCCGGGGCGAGCAGCTGCTGCAGGCACTGAACCGGGAATTGCAGGTGTTGCGCGAGAGCGGCGAGGCCGAGGCCATCTTCCAGCGCTTCCAGCCGGTGCAGTTGAAGGAGCGCTGA
- a CDS encoding DUF6436 domain-containing protein yields MRRPTRKTLLGLILVALWLVAMAVAFWWFEGHYLRPFDQRAAVFSGANLQLPAALAGEGHIRLVHFWDPACPCNVGNQQHLAELLERYGPRGVDFYRVRKPGSEGNLPANLQALREIEALPGSEQLPASPAVAIWDRQGRLAYFGPYSEGLTCNSANSFIEPVLEALMADRPVEASNTLAVGCFCAWADETAH; encoded by the coding sequence ATGCGCCGCCCCACCCGCAAGACCCTGCTCGGCCTGATCCTCGTCGCCCTCTGGCTGGTGGCCATGGCCGTCGCCTTCTGGTGGTTCGAAGGCCACTACCTGCGCCCCTTCGACCAGCGCGCGGCGGTGTTCTCCGGCGCCAACCTGCAGCTGCCGGCGGCGCTGGCCGGCGAGGGCCACATCCGCCTGGTGCACTTCTGGGACCCGGCCTGCCCCTGCAACGTCGGCAACCAGCAGCACCTGGCGGAACTGCTGGAACGCTATGGGCCACGTGGCGTCGACTTCTACCGGGTGCGCAAGCCCGGCAGCGAGGGGAACCTGCCGGCCAACCTCCAGGCCCTGCGCGAGATCGAGGCACTGCCGGGCAGCGAGCAACTGCCGGCCAGCCCTGCGGTGGCGATCTGGGACCGCCAGGGCCGCCTCGCCTACTTCGGCCCCTACAGCGAGGGGCTGACCTGCAATTCCGCCAACAGCTTCATCGAGCCGGTGCTCGAAGCGCTGATGGCCGATCGCCCGGTGGAGGCCAGCAACACCCTGGCAGTCGGCTGCTTCTGCGCCTGGGCCGACGAAACAGCGCACTGA
- a CDS encoding alpha/beta hydrolase, with product MPDAPNPDQLRALLRPLAAEGDEPEMFRAYRAYYGLDFPARGDGVRSRLGCVQVAGYCVATQAWWPREPRGTLVLLHGYYDHMGLYRHVIDWALGLGFAVIACDLPGHGLSSGAPASIGDFAEYQATLTALLGEAGRLQLPAPWHLAGQSTGGAIILDFLLNGAVPDGLGRSLLFAPLVRPRAWGWSKFSYRMLRPFVESIPRRFSVNSSDAEFIDFLHNRDPLQPRNLPTAWVGALARWVPRIEASAPCGHSPLVIQGDADMTVDWRHNLRVLDGKFASPEVLMLEGAGHHLVNEAAHYRERYFAFLRERLGL from the coding sequence ATGCCAGACGCCCCGAACCCCGATCAGCTGCGCGCGCTCCTGCGACCCTTGGCCGCAGAGGGGGACGAGCCGGAAATGTTCAGGGCCTACCGTGCCTACTACGGGCTGGACTTCCCGGCGCGTGGGGACGGCGTGCGCAGCCGCCTGGGCTGCGTGCAGGTCGCCGGCTATTGCGTGGCCACCCAGGCCTGGTGGCCACGGGAGCCGCGCGGCACGCTCGTGTTGCTGCATGGCTACTACGACCACATGGGGCTTTACCGCCACGTGATCGACTGGGCGCTGGGGCTGGGCTTCGCGGTGATCGCCTGCGACCTGCCGGGCCACGGCCTGTCCAGCGGCGCGCCGGCGAGCATCGGTGACTTCGCCGAGTACCAGGCCACCCTCACGGCGCTGCTGGGCGAGGCCGGGCGCCTGCAACTGCCCGCGCCCTGGCACCTGGCCGGGCAGAGCACCGGCGGGGCGATCATCCTCGACTTCCTGCTCAACGGCGCGGTGCCCGACGGGCTCGGCCGCAGCCTGCTGTTCGCGCCCCTGGTGCGCCCCCGCGCCTGGGGCTGGTCGAAATTCAGCTACCGCATGCTGCGGCCCTTCGTGGAGTCCATCCCGCGGCGTTTCAGCGTCAACTCCAGCGATGCCGAGTTCATCGACTTCCTCCACAACCGCGACCCGCTGCAGCCGCGCAACCTGCCCACCGCCTGGGTCGGCGCGCTGGCGCGCTGGGTGCCGCGCATCGAGGCGTCGGCGCCCTGTGGGCACAGCCCGCTGGTGATCCAGGGCGACGCCGACATGACGGTGGACTGGCGGCACAACCTCAGGGTGCTGGATGGAAAGTTCGCCAGTCCCGAGGTGCTGATGCTGGAGGGGGCGGGGCACCACCTGGTGAACGAGGCGGCGCATTACCGAGAGCGCTATTTCGCCTTCCTGCGCGAGCGCCTGGGGCTCTAG
- a CDS encoding DUF2059 domain-containing protein produces the protein MRLLLAVTFLLIGLPALADDHASLYQAAGWPEQRAHFNDALAAAQQRYQKTLPPAVYQALVENSNQRFQAQAIDQRAQAALRSQLQDPRPALAFFQSELGRKITAAEVLATRRDQLAKNANGLPRIDASATRRLQVRHLAQALPAKEAGAEVSLALAGVAADSLSQMLPGLLGGGQAQGLLESQRQRVMQQISNDLDNTLLYVYRDLSDPELEEFVTFAESAQGKAYYQAALAAVRAGLAVGQDAASLAPAQQGY, from the coding sequence ATGCGCCTGCTTCTTGCCGTCACCTTCCTGCTCATCGGTCTGCCGGCGCTGGCCGACGACCACGCCAGCCTGTACCAGGCGGCGGGCTGGCCGGAGCAGCGGGCGCACTTCAACGACGCCCTGGCGGCCGCCCAGCAGCGCTACCAGAAGACCCTGCCACCCGCCGTCTACCAGGCGCTGGTGGAGAACAGCAACCAGCGCTTCCAGGCCCAGGCCATCGACCAGCGCGCCCAGGCCGCCCTGCGCAGCCAGCTGCAGGACCCGCGCCCCGCGCTGGCCTTCTTCCAGTCCGAACTGGGCCGCAAGATCACCGCCGCCGAAGTGCTCGCCACCCGCCGCGACCAGTTGGCCAAGAACGCCAACGGCCTGCCGCGCATCGACGCCAGCGCCACCCGCCGCCTGCAGGTGCGCCACCTGGCCCAGGCGCTGCCGGCCAAGGAAGCCGGTGCCGAAGTCAGCCTGGCCCTGGCCGGGGTCGCCGCCGACAGCCTCAGCCAGATGCTGCCCGGCCTGCTCGGCGGCGGCCAGGCCCAGGGCCTGCTGGAAAGCCAGCGCCAGCGGGTGATGCAGCAGATCAGCAACGACCTCGACAACACCCTGCTCTATGTCTATCGCGACCTGTCCGATCCGGAGCTGGAGGAGTTCGTCACCTTCGCCGAGTCCGCACAGGGCAAGGCCTACTACCAGGCCGCCCTGGCCGCCGTGCGTGCCGGGCTCGCCGTGGGCCAGGACGCCGCCAGCCTGGCGCCGGCGCAGCAGGGTTACTGA